One part of the Anopheles coustani chromosome 2, idAnoCousDA_361_x.2, whole genome shotgun sequence genome encodes these proteins:
- the LOC131262357 gene encoding uncharacterized protein LOC131262357, with the protein MPATTVKSSEATDQQNNCDNEEEEPKDMKNAHLIINELRTRCRNQSEQIMAWKKAYSLQQEQTHRMQKEKAEQLNYLTSQLLLLESRIMRKQKQVSNVIYQRELTIYRQQKIIEALTSRLIDHGIMDVGMDAPMHSGGNSNDLDSLNDSDSAVVLEDVDSDCNSSIYFGGGGSIISGGGSLKSRCGSNKMSNDVTIVRSISDAIETNLKYNNTRRSNCFLRRPEILETVYSVEEDPEPQNAAASQASTGVSPTTATSASSGPASPKPDAVTEKRDKFKNRTEKCISTDQPEQQTTTAPVIITSSSCDVDSDRDCDTPSALVGGGCKGQGAVTNFNRVMSNHRSVTKPKDVKYKRINKAKSKSLEELRGRLKHWVERGTCNVNLTLEGSGGGGPHHLSGHLAEHCGAGTLQQAQAQQQPNYAQSYA; encoded by the exons ATGCCGGCGACTACCGTGAAGAGTAGTGAGGCGACTGACCAGCAAAACAACTGTGATAACGAGGAG GAGGAACCAAAAGACATGAAAAATGCGCATCTCATTATCAACGAGCTTCGCACTCGGTGCCGGAATCAATCGGAGCAAATCATGGCCTGGAAGAAGGCCTACTCGCTGCAG CAAGAACAAACCCACCGAATGCAGAAGGAAAAGGCGGAGCAGCTGAACTATCTCACCagtcagctgctgctgctggagtcTCGTATCATGCGCAAGCAGAAGCAGGTTTCGAACGTCATCTACCAGCGCGAGCTGACGATCTACCGGCAGCAGAAGATCATCGAGGCGCTCACCAGCCGGCTGATCGACCACGGCATCATGGACGTGGGCATGGACGCGCCGATGCACAGCGGAGGCAACAGCAACGACCTGGACTCGCTCAACGACTCCGATTCGGCGGTGGTGCTCGAGGACGTCGATTCGGACTGCAACAGCTCGATCTACTTCGGTGGCGGCGGAAGCATCATCAGCGGCGGAGGCAGCCTCAAGTCCCGCTGCGGCTCGAACAAGATGTCGAACGACGTCACGATCGTGCGCTCGATCTCGGACGCGATCGAGACGAACCTGAAGTACAACAACACCCGGCGCTCGAACTGCTTCCTGCGCCGACCGGAGATCCTCGAGACCGTGTACAGCGTGGAGGAGGACCCGGAACCGCAGAACGCGGCCGCATCGCAGGCCTCGACGGGTGTGTCGCCCACGACGGCAACGTCGGCGTCGTCGGGGCCCGCTTCGCCGAAGCCGGATGCGGTCACCGAGAAGCGGGACAAGTTTAAGAACCGCACGGAAAAGTGCATCTCGACGGATCAGCCCGAGCAGCAGACGACGACAGCGCCGGTgatcatcaccagcagcagctgcgACGTCGACTCGGACCGGGACTGCGATACGCCGTCGGCGTTGGTCGGCGGCGGCTGCAAGGGCCAGGGAGCCGTCACCAACTTCAACCGCGTCATGTCGAACCACCGATCGGTCACGAAGCCGAAGGACGTCAAGTACAAGCGCATCAACAAGGCCAAATCGAAGAGTCTGGAGGAGCTGCGCGGCCGGCTGAAGCACTGGGTCGAGCGGGGTACCTGCAACGTGAACCTCACGCTCGAGGGCAGCGGTGGCGGGGGGCCGCACCATCTCAGTGGCCACCTGGCGGAGCACTGTGGCGCCGGAACGCTTCAGCAGGCGCAGGCGCAACAGCAGCCCAACTATGCCCAGAGCTACGCGTGA
- the LOC131262155 gene encoding ficolin-1-like translates to MSTLTEKSNKILEAYFLYAGSSCRHLGKLSHRHMIHVAENSEPFEVLCEQTKFGGGWTVIQHRYDGSVDFYKNWKEYRNGFGNLDGEFWLGLEYLHQITKNRPHELLVEMKDFHGNYGYAKYGEFEIGRESELYVLKKLGTYSGSAGDSMQNHKNKKFSTFDRDNDESDKGNCADRWHGAWWYYKCHVSNLNGRYQNTTDDGSAMVWAYLKNDRRGMSYSRMMIRDIIN, encoded by the coding sequence ATGAGTACACTGACGGAAAAAAGCAATAAGATACTCGAGGCTTACTTTTTATATGCTGGTTCTTCATGTCGTCATTTGGGTAAACTATCCCACCGACACATGATCCATGTAGCGGAAAATTCAGAACCATTTGAGGTACTTTGCGAACAAACTAAGTTCGGAGGTGGCTGGACCGTGATCCAGCATAGGTATGACGGTTCAGTCGATTTTTATAAGAACTGGAAGGAGTACCGCAACGGATTCGGGAATTTGGATGGCGAGTTCTGGCTCGGGCTAGAATACCTGCATCAAATTACCAAAAACCGACCCCATGAACTGCTGGTGGAAATGAAAGATTTCCATGGAAACTACGGATACGCTAAGTATGGAGAATTTGAGATAGGCAGGGAATCTGAGTTGTATGTGTTGAAGAAGTTAGGGACATACTCAGGGTCAGCAGGAGATTCAATGCAGAACCACAAGAATAAAAAGTTTAGCACATTCGATCGCGACAATGACGAATCGGATAAAGGGAATTGTGCTGATCGTTGGCACGGAGCCTGGTGGTACTATAAGTGCCACGTTTCCAATTTGAATGGACGTTATCAGAACACAACAGACGATGGTAGTGCGATGGTGTGGGCCTATTTAAAAAACGACAGGCGTGGTATGTCTTACTCGCGAATGATGATTCGCGACATCATTAATtaa